TTTGTAAGTGTTATTGGACTGAAAAGGGGAGCGCAGATAAAAGATGTTGAGACTCAACTTGGGGAAACAATTGTTGGCGCGTACTGGGAGGAGATACTTGTCCATCCATGAGTACAGATCCGCTCAATTGCTGTCGAAGTACGGGGTGCAGGTCCCCAAGGGAGAAGTCGCGTTTACGCCGAAGGAGGCCGGGGCTATCGCACTGAATATCCCCACGAGGGAGATTGTGTTGAAGGCTCAGGCGTTGACTGGTGGAAGAGGCAAAGGCCATTTTGACAACGGGTTTCAAGGTGGGGTGAAGATCATCAATAATGATGTGACTGATGTTGAGTCCGTCGCGGAGAAAATGCTCGGTCATAAGCTTATCACAAAGCAGAGCGGGCCCAAGGGGAAATTTGTTTCTGGTGTGTACGTCGTCGAGAAAATGGACAGCACGAAGGAGGCGTACCTTTCGATTTTGCTGGATAGAGCGAAGAAGATGCCTCTGATCATTGCCTCCAGCGAGGGCGGTGTGAACATCGAGGAGATTGCGGAAACCAACCCGGAAGCTATCAAGAAGTTCTGGGTCGGTGCTTCAGAGACGGAGCTAAGCCCGGAACTGGCCAAGCAAGTTGCAAGCAGCTTAGGGTTTGATCAGCAAGTAGAGGCAAGTGCCGCAGACACAATCGCCAAGTTGTACAAAATATTTAGGGAGCGTGACGCGACCCAGATCGAAATCAACCCGCTAAGCGAAGTGACCACGAGTAACGGCGAACATAAAGCTATCTGCATGGATGCTAAATTTGGCTTTGATGATAATGCATTCTTTAGGCAGAAGGAGGTTTTCTCCTGGAGAGATTTGACGCAAGAGGATTCCAATGAGGTGGAGGCCAAAAAATACGAGTTGAACTTCGTCAAGTTGAACGGTAACATTGGCTGCCTTGTGAATGGTGCTGGGCTTGCAATGGCGACAATGGATGTCATCAAGTTGAACGGCGGGGACCCAgccaatttcttggactgcggtggtggtgccacCCCTGAGACCATTAAGAAGGGGTTTGAGTTGATCCTGTCCAACGATAAAGTAGACGCCATTTTTGTCAATATCTTTGGTGGTATTGTCAGATGTGATCACGTTGCTCTCGGACTTGTAGCGGCAGCCAAGGAACTAAATATCAAGATTCCTATCGTGGCAAGATTACAAGGTACCAACTTGGACGAGGGACGCGAGATAATCGAAAAGTCTAGGGTTAAGATATACTCGTTCGATGAGCTAGATCCTGCGGCAAAGAATGCTGTTGAACTGGCCAACGGTGCCTAATACAACGTTCTCATGCactttccatttttctAATTTAGCCAGCTTTGTTTGCCCCATTTGTAGCTATTCTTACAAATTTTATTTAAATTAACCATcagttcttcttctccaaattgtTTGAAGACGCAAAAAATGTAAATTATATGCTAGAAGCTAAGAATGATGCTGCACTACGCATGTTTGATgtgtggcagggtcttccagcagacggtcacTGCCGAGCGCCGGAAGCTTCTCCCCCGTATACGCGTTATATAGGAGAgttacataaactgtcgatgaattgttttcaccttttatgtgacgataagcaatgtaacattgtacgaagctggatttccaatatccaacagtATAAATTAGCGGTCCGACAAAGTACGATACACTAGGAACCCAATATTTTGCAATAGCAGAGACTTTGTTCCCTTCTCTTTGTGTCACTAATTTAAAGATAATTGTCAAACTGTAATCCCAGTCATGGCATCAAGCTAattgtaagagctaaagtcGCTTATGATCAATtaaagtgtgtaaggactctgatattgtgtatttacgcaGTATACGTAAaatatgtagttatatcagttgtgcttgcttGGCTCAGCTTCGTTCGTTAGTCGGGTCCTGAATTTAGAACTGCTCTTGAACGATGTCGGTTCAGATACCTTGgagtttatatatgttccaGATAAAaggccatccgcatgtctcgagttcgtatactcacatatcgggtttataatagttctTACTACTGTAAGTGAGAGGGTAACGGGgcatgagtccattcccaaagggaggttccaatttatcctcacactaatacaagaaaattcaacaaaatgTTTATGTGCTTCTGCCTGACAAGTAATTAAAGAGCCGTCTAAACTACAGAACACTAGTAAGTGTCCTTTAATAGAGCTGGGTTGGAGTCTAGGTAGGTTTCAGTACTCTACAACTTTCCTCCGCACATAACTTTCTATGCTTGGATCCCAGCTAGATAATAACTAAACATCAAATTTGGCTGACACGAAAATGTGTCCAGCTGGTATTACATATTTATCCTTACATCTATATAAAAGTGAACTCAGATACAGGAATCATaagaagttcaacaaaacgttaacgaagaagaaaacaccAAGAGTGCTTCCGGCGTTTAGAACGTTGGCACCGCCTCTAGTCCTGGTTGTTGATGTGGAAGACGACGCAGCGCCAGAACTTGTTTGATTACCACCCGTTGCAGCGGCCATAGCTGTGATTCTAGAAGAGTTTTCGTCAACGGAACCGATCAGAGTACTTGTAGCAGTACCATTTCTCACAGAAGAAGCGGATGTGGAGTTACTCCAGGTAGCATTACTCCCGGTAGTGTTTTGAGCAGAGACAGACGCTTCCGCATCAAAACCACCCCAACAGTAGTTGGAGAAACACTTGTTACATTCCTCTGGAAGAGCAAGGTCCTGACTTTCCTGCTTACGTCTCATGATAGCACAACCGATACACCCAATGAATTCGGAGTCCTTGGTGAAGTT
The sequence above is a segment of the Huiozyma naganishii CBS 8797 chromosome 11, complete genome genome. Coding sequences within it:
- the LSC2 gene encoding succinate--CoA ligase (GDP-forming) subunit beta (similar to Saccharomyces cerevisiae LSC2 (YGR244C); ancestral locus Anc_5.82): MLRLNLGKQLLARTGRRYLSIHEYRSAQLLSKYGVQVPKGEVAFTPKEAGAIALNIPTREIVLKAQALTGGRGKGHFDNGFQGGVKIINNDVTDVESVAEKMLGHKLITKQSGPKGKFVSGVYVVEKMDSTKEAYLSILLDRAKKMPLIIASSEGGVNIEEIAETNPEAIKKFWVGASETELSPELAKQVASSLGFDQQVEASAADTIAKLYKIFRERDATQIEINPLSEVTTSNGEHKAICMDAKFGFDDNAFFRQKEVFSWRDLTQEDSNEVEAKKYELNFVKLNGNIGCLVNGAGLAMATMDVIKLNGGDPANFLDCGGGATPETIKKGFELILSNDKVDAIFVNIFGGIVRCDHVALGLVAAAKELNIKIPIVARLQGTNLDEGREIIEKSRVKIYSFDELDPAAKNAVELANGA